TCAGTTTCCATATATTTCTCCGCACAATCCCACAAATCTCGAGTAGATATTGATTGATTTGTTCCCCTCAAATGGAAAACCCCAGGCCATTTGATTTTTTATCCCCCTGTTTGGAAGAAATCTTAAACGGCGAAACACACGTCCTTCATTGTTGCAAGTCTTGCAACATCCAGTGAAGAAAATTGGCTCATGAATCTTCCTCAACAATTTGAATGCGGTTTCTATGAAAACCCCAAATCGGCACCAGTCCTCCATTGTGCCCAACATCCGGTAAAGAAATTAAATCGGCGCACGGATCTTCCTCAACAATCCGAATGTGGTTTCTATGAAAACCCCAACTCGCAAGGATGATTTTGAGTCGCTGGTGGTCGGCGATGCTTGGTCGGCAAGGGTTAGGCTTGGATCGCGAATTCATGGTTTATCTATTTATTTcatggcttatttttttcatgGTTATTCATGTTTTATGTATTCATGGTTTTTCATGTATTTTCGATTAAATCATATTGTATTCTCCTTTGGTTCGTGAAATCATGGAATTCATAGAATATTTGCATAAATTTGTCACAAAATTAGTACGATTTCAATGgtgtatttcttttttcatggtGTATTTTGTTTATCAATCAGATTTATGGTGTACATATTCTATCAAGCAAATATCATGGTGCATTATATCAAGTAGATTATATGATTTATTCTATCAAGCAAATTTCATGTTGTATTTCTTTTCATGGTGTATTTCGTCGTGGGGTATCTTATCAAGCATATGTCATGACGTATTTTGTCACTCAtgtgtaaaaaatcaatttcatgtTTTTGGAATATGTCATATTTAGGAGATCAATTTCCTGGTGGAATTATGGAATCCGCCATGAATCTGTGGGGTACTTGGACCGAGTTACGaaatatttcatatttttgaggttcattttttgaaattagtcATGTTTATGAGACCAATTTCATGGTGGAATTACGTATAGTACATGGTGTTTTTGTGATTTAAATTAGGAACATTCATGAGAAGGGACTAAAGCTTGCATAATTGTAGGATTGTAGTTAGAATGACGAACTTGATGTTTGGATTACAATGTGACTTTTGGATGCAATTCGTTACATATAGCAACAATATCAATCCCACTATTTGAATTCctccaaatattttaaaagtcCTTAATTATAGATATCAATGAATCCCATTAATTTAGGAACTATTGAAATGGTTGAATCTCATTAAATTAGGAAATGGTTGAATTTCACTAATTTAGGAAGAcaatacacacatacatatgaatattttattaaaaagggTAAGATAGGTAATTCACCATATGAAAGGATAAAAACATAATTGTTCAAAATGACCGGAATGAATACTTACGCGAGATAAGGTCTaaagatgaatatttaaaaactccttaAAGAAAATTAAGTCCGTAAAAAACAGCCCAATCTAATATGAATAGATATAAAATACTCGAAACagtcttccatttttttttttccagaccTTCTAATGGTAGGATTAGATCGCAAGTTCGCAACCGCTGCTTTTCTCTCTATATTTATGTATGTTCCCTTGGAAGAAGAATCGATAGATAGGAAAATCCGATAAAATCGAGAGAGAAAACAAACGGACGGAAATCGTCGTCAATAAGTCGTTAATGGCAAACCTACCCCAGTCTCTTTCGATGAACTCCCCGTTCGGATCTCCGTCGGTTAACGCCGTCGGAGCTCAGCCGAAAAAGGATAATAGTAATCGGAATATGCAATCGGCCGAGCAGTTGGTGCTCGATCTCAGCAACCCTGATCTCAGAGAAAACGCTCTCCTCGAGCTCTCCAAGGTACGTCtttgttttaatttctaatGCTCATGGAGTGGTCCAATTCTCCCAAAAACTTTTAGGTTTTATTTTGTGGCTGTCAAAGTTAGCGTTTTTCTCTATTGAAATATGCAGTTGTTGGAATGTTTGATTAAGTAGTTTATGTTTCGTTTCTGAGAAAAACTTCAGCATTTTTCTCTATTGAAATATGCAGTTGTTGGAATGTTTGATTAAGTAGTTTATGTTTCGTTTCTGAGAAAAACTTCagcaaataaaagaagaagatagggctgataaacgaaccaagctacgGTCAAGTTTGAGCTCGTGTTAATTCATTAAAAAAGATCGTTCAATATCGGTTCGCTGCGTGAACACGCGAGCAtgaacattattttttttgaagcttgttaAGCTTTCAAGCCAATCAAAACAAGCTCGGATAAGTTATTTCCGGACTCGTTCAGGTAATGATGTATAAAGAATTTGAGCCACTCGAGATTGGCTCGTGatcggctcgattaaagctcATTCAAGATCGGCTTGTCTCATGAACAAACTAAGCTTGAATATGTTTTGAagcttgttaagttttcaaaccaaatcGTTTGGCTTGTTTATAATCCTAGAAGAAGATATGGAAgtttgaggttttttttgttccttttatATATATGGTTTGATTCCTCATAGTATTTACTTGTCCTGTTTGGTGGCGGTTCATTTTTACAAAACACTTCACTGACCCTTCAATGTTAGAAAACACATTTTTGACAATTGTTTGGTCTGACGGTTCTCCAAAGTGCTTTCTGGGATTTTTCATTTGGAAATTagggaaatatatatattttttgagatgGAAACATAGAaaagatgtttttgaaatcTCGAAGATGTAGCCTGCTAAAAGCCTAAAAGATGAATATGATATGAAGGTATTAGAATTTCTGTGTATGGGAGAGTTTCTGAAGTGTTGGATGCCAAAATAAATTCTAAAACAACAACTAAACAGGGCTTAAAAACTTGCCTCTGCCGAGCTGAATAGTTGTATTTAAGTAAGAAGTTAGGGTCTTGATGTATTTGGAGGGTTAATGAGAAGAGTGACTGTTGTGGCTCAATTAGGGATTGAGTTTACACATTTTAATCTGTGTGTATTCTTGAAATAATTGTGGTGATACAACTCGACTGCATCGATTGTATAACTTATTTTGTTATGATGATACTGTTCTTGTCCAAAGCAAAAGTTGGTTatggttagggttagggttatgGTCATGGTATTTACATCTTGAGTAGTGTGATTACAAAGTTGAGATTGTTTGTGTCCTAATGCATGTAATACAACGGGTACTTCCAAGATGTGGCTTTTTGCATGTGGAGTTATTTTGCTAGTATTGCTGCCGTGAACATGATTTGCCTAACAGgcttgtgtttttctctgtttttgtttttagaagaGAGAATTATTCCAAGATTTGGCTCCATTATTATGGAACTCTTTTGGCACTATTGCTGCACTGTTACAGGTATGCTCAAAAAGTGCATTTCACAACAGTTTCTAGTTTAGTGTTTCTCCCCTTTGCTTTTGTTTGCTGTACAGTCTTACGAATTAATGCATGGCTTGTCGGAGAACTTTCCTTTAGGTAGTTCTTTTACCTTTTATCCTTGAGGAGCAAAACAAAAGGATATATGTTTGCTTCCAACAAAGTAAAGATAGTTCGTAAACCACGCATACCAAATTTGGCCTACCCTCTTGTGAGCTTCCCATGCCTTCTGAGTTTGTGCTTCATGAATGACTGAGTTGGCAAGCCTTTCAAAGAAGCCAAGATTAATGTGGAGTCAGAGTGTTCGGCAGTAGAAATCTTGTTATTTGTAGGATTTGGACAacgaaaatcctattggtaccgatggtaccgtagggaaaatgcaccgacggccgatccgagccgtccaaaaattttaaaaaataaaaccgagtgggcctgcGCGAGAATCGATGGCATCCGAGgcgtgtagggtacttgatccgagcacccctttttcgtgtatatacacgtatatacatatatagacgaaaaatgggtgctcggatcaagtaccctacacacctcggatgctattgattctcgcgtaggcccactcggttttgtttttaaaatttttggacggctcggatcggccgtccggtggccgtcggtgcattttctctatggtaccatcggtaccaatagcatgGAAGAGAGAGCGAAAATCTCACCTTTTGGAATATTATAAGAAAGAGGATGAAGATATAATTGTTGCGTCAACTAGCAAGGTCTGGAATGACGTAGGAGTTACTCGAGCTCTGTCTAGTCTCAGGTTGTGGTACAAAGGTTCTTGGAAGCCCATTGATGCATTGTCCAAATGTTACTGTGCTACCAAACGGATGAGCTTTTGGTTAGCTTGGTCAAATATTAGTCCTAAATCTACATGTCGATTTATCATTCATTTGTTTCTATTGAGGTTTTACTTGCATTGATTAGTTATCTTTGGAATTGGCGActcttttttttgattaattgaTTGGATACGTATCATATAATGTTATCTGTATTATTAATACTGGAATTCTTCATTATTTGCAGGAGATAGTTTCCATATACCCTGTTTTGTCGCCACCAAACCTTACCCCAGCTCAGTCGAATCGAGTTTGCAATGCGCTTGCTCTTCTTCAGGTATAATGTGCTTATTTCTAAACCTTTCCATAAAATAAGTCTTTATGCTGATTCCTTTTGCTATTTTAGTGTATGGTCCCTTCTTCTGATGACTGGTGCGTTTGAGTTGCCTAGTTGACTGGTTTTGGGAAGGACCAAAAGTTACAGATCTCGATGGATATCCCGTTGTCTACGTTAATATGTGTTGCATATGATTTCCAGGAGTTCCTGAATCAAATTACGGTGAAAGATTTTGTCTAGTACTGCTGAAAAGAATCAGTTGCATATTTTTCAGTCTGGCTGTTCTATACTTAACCATCAGTTTCATGTTGTGATGTTTAATTCAATGATGTTGAAAGATTGTTTGGTTAACTGTGCTTACACTAACCCAGCTATATCTTAATCTGTTCTTCCTAGCTTTCACTTACTCAATCTTCATCTCTTTATGTGCCATGGCATGCATGGGAAAATATTCTGAGAACATAAGTTGAAAGTTTATGGAAATAAGGTTTCTTCAAAGTTTAGGACAAATAAAAACCAAGGTTAAAAGTAGGCCCGTACTTGAAAGATTTTAAGGGGCCATGGGGACGAAAACTTCAGATGTCTAAAGGTCGAATTAGACCATGGAGAGGTTTTGTGAACCTGGCAGGCAACAtatgtaattgatttttgatcaAACGAAGGATGCGTCATGGCAATTGAACATCTTAAAGAAGCAAGTAGAAAATATTAACGACtgaaaccattcaatttttttggggaggcGTTCGTAGGACATGGATGTactctgtttttatttattaatctaTGTTCTTTTCATTCATATATTTTTGAATTCATTATTaatactgtatttctgtcttACATTATTTGCAGTGTGTCGCTTCTCACCCAGACACACGGATGTCGTTCCTCAACGGTAATTTTTCATACACATGACTATGTTACCTGCATCATGCTGATTCCGGTGATGTTCTTATTACTTGCAATGTAAAATTCTCTGTCTTTTGTcatttttgcaattttgaatCTAATGCTAATCAAAATGCCTATTGCAGTCAATTCCAAATGTCAATTTATGATAGAATTATCGCCATAGCAGTTATTTCATATATGTTGTCTCACTCTTTGTACATGTTATTATATGAATTCATTACAATTCGAAGGTTCTAAAGAATCTAAACAAAATACCGGAAACTCCACCTTCTCCTGCTTCTGGGGAATTGGGTCACACATGTTTATGATTATTTCTTTCTAAGAATTCAGGAGTAGTGTATTATGAAATCATAGCCTCAATGTTCAACAGTTTCATCCAACTTCATAGCCTTACTTTGattgttttctttagtagaaGGAAAAAGTCTTTATCCTCAAAAGCTAAATTTAGGTTAGATATGGGCCAAATGAGCTGCAAGAAGTGATTATTGTCATTTTGGTAGTTTTCATATTTGGGCATTTACTTTGCTACAGTGTGGAACATATGATCAGCTCTGGGGATGTCAGTACAACGATGAGCATCTAGACTAGAACCCCATGTCTCCATTCCCTTTTCGAGTTTCTATGTCACAAACTTTGTGTCTTTGCTGGGTGTTCAGTGATAACCCCTGATTGTAAAATTGTTCTTCTGCTGCAGTAATAATATTTTGTGGGGATCCCTATCCACCCTGGTGCTTCATGGGTGTGGTTGTTTGGCGATTGGattgtgtttttgttggaaGGTTTTTGAAGTCCTTCCATCAGCTAGGCATTTGACATCTTTTTTATGCATGTGCATATGGAATGATGTTTTGTCACCTTTTTATTGCTATTCCAGGGCTTGAATATTGACTTAGCAGTTAAGTTGTACCTTTCCGCCTTTGAAATCAATGTAGTTCTTCGATGAACTTTATGTCACAACTACACAAATATGTTAGCCTTCTCATTGTCGTATATACTCATAAGGCTGTTGAACTTACACGAAATTCTCTGATGGTTTCTCCTTTGCAGCTCATATTCCTCTATATCTGTACCCTTTCCTTaatacaacaagcaaatcaaggCCATTTGAGTACTTGAGGCTTACTAGCTTGGGCGTCATTGGTGCTCTTGTGAAGGTGCTTCACCCTgcctttttttaatatttatctCCCATGAATTATATGTTCCTCTTTCACATAGTTTTCAAGCTTCTACTTGTGTAGGTGCATAAACATTTTGAAATTGAGACACATTCCTTAAAATAGATGGGAGCCAAATATGTGAAAGCAACATTCTTTGTcatctcttgttttttttttctatcggcaaaataacatttttattaATGGGGAGGGGGGAAAGGggttccaaccaaaagttggaactACAACCAGATGGGacaagctcaaacacaccaaagGGACATAGCCCGAAACACCTGAGGGCCTAAAATGCCCAGAATAAACAATAAAGCACAAAAAGCCTAGCCCACCAAAGTGGGCTAGAACCAGcccaagaaaacccaaaaccaaagCCTAATTCTTTGGCTTCTCTTGTTGGCCCTTATAACTATGCTCTTGTTTGTCAGTTTCTaggattttatatttttgagttatgaGTACCATGAAAACAAAACTTGTCGTTTCTTCTTTCTACTAGGTTGATGATACAGAGGTTATTAGCTTCCTTCTCTCAACTGAAATAATTCCCCTCTGCCTGCGCACAATGGAGATGGGCAGTGAACTCTCAAAAACAGTTAAGTGTCACCTGAATCCATTACATTATgatatttctt
The sequence above is drawn from the Rhododendron vialii isolate Sample 1 chromosome 6a, ASM3025357v1 genome and encodes:
- the LOC131329148 gene encoding uncharacterized protein LOC131329148, which translates into the protein MANLPQSLSMNSPFGSPSVNAVGAQPKKDNSNRNMQSAEQLVLDLSNPDLRENALLELSKKRELFQDLAPLLWNSFGTIAALLQEIVSIYPVLSPPNLTPAQSNRVCNALALLQCVASHPDTRMSFLNAHIPLYLYPFLNTTSKSRPFEYLRLTSLGVIGALVKVDDTEVISFLLSTEIIPLCLRTMEMGSELSKTVATFIVQKILLDDVGLDYICTTAERFFAVGRVLGNMVAALAEQPSSRLLKHIIRCYLRLSDNPRACDALRSCLPDMLRDATFSTCLREDPTTRRWLQQLLHNVQGPRVALQAGGFDHMLVN